The following proteins are encoded in a genomic region of Bos javanicus breed banteng chromosome 20, ARS-OSU_banteng_1.0, whole genome shotgun sequence:
- the SLC12A7 gene encoding solute carrier family 12 member 7 isoform X5 — MLTAISMSAIATNGVVPAGGSYYMISRSLGPEFGGAVGLCFYLGTTFAGAMYILGTIEIFLTYISPGAAIVHPEGAGGEAAALLHNMRVYGTCTLALMATVVFVGVKYVNKLALVFLACVVLSILAIYAGVIKTAFDPPDIPVCLLGNRTLSRRGFDVCAKVHSANNSSVTTALWSIFCNGSTDSTSCDQYFLHNNVTEIQGIPGVASGVLLDNLWSMYADKGAFVEKKGVPSVAVPEEARARGLPYVLTDIMTYFTMLVGIYFPSVTGIMAGSNRSGDLRDAQKSIPTGTILAIVTTSFIYLSCIVLFGACIEGVILRDKFGEALQGNLVIGMLAWPSPWVIVIGSFFSTCGAGLQSLTGAPRLLQAIARDSIVPFLQVFGHGKANGEPTWALLLTALICETGILIASLDSVAPILSMFFLMCYMFVNLACALQTLLRTPSWRPRFKYYHWTLSFLGMSLCFALMFVCSWYYALCAMLIAGCIYKYIEYRGAEKEWGDGIRGLSLNAARYALLHVEHGPLHTKNWRPQVLVLLNLDAEQRVKHPRLLSFTSQLKAGKGLTIVGSVLEGTFLDKHVEAQQAEENIRALMSAEKTKGFCQLVVSSSLRDGTSHLIQSAGLGAMKHNTVLVGWPGAWKREDNPCSWRNFVDTVRDTTAAQQALLVAKNVDLFPHNQQRLSGGHIDVWWIVHDGGLLMLLPFLLRQHKVWRRCQMRIFTVAQVDDNSIQMKKDLQTFLYHLRISAEVEVVEMVESDISAFTYERTLMMEQRSQMLKQMQLSKTEREREAQLIHDRNTASHSAMAARAQAPSTPDRVQMTWTKEKLVAEKHRNKDATVSGIKDLFNLKPEWGNLNQSNVRRMHTAVRLNGVVLDKSQDAQLVLLNMPGPPKNRQGDENYMEFLEVLTEGLNRVLLVRGSGREVVTIYS, encoded by the exons CGGGCGGCTCTTACTACATGATATCACGGTCTCTGGGGCCGGAGTTCGGGGGCGCCGTGGGCCTCTGCTTCTACCTGGGCACCACGTTTGCAGGGGCCATGTACATTTTGGGGACCATTGAGATTTTTTTG ACCTACATCTCACCCGGCGCAGCCATCGTGCACCCCGAGGGCGCGGGGGGCGAGGCGGCAGCCCTGCTGCACAACATGCGCGTGTACGGGACCTGCACGCTGGCCCTCATGGCCACGGTGGTCTTCGTGGGTGTCAAGTACGTGAACAAGCTGGCCCTGGTGTTCCTGGCCTGCGTGGTGCTCTCCATCCTCGCCATCTACGCCGGCGTCATCAAGACCGCCTTCGACCCGCCCGACATCCC GGTCTGTCTGCTGGGGAACCGCACGCTGTCCCGACGTGGCTTCGACGTCTGTGCCAAAGTCCACAGCGCCAACAACAGCTCAGTGACCACCGCGCTCTGGAGCATCTTCTGCAACGGCTCCACGGACAGCACTTCCTGTGACCAGTACTTTCTCCACAACAACGTCACCGAGATCCAAGGCATCCCGGGCGTGGCCAGCGGTGTCCTCCTGG ACAACCTGTGGAGCATGTATGCAGACAAGGGGGCGTTCGTGGAGAAGAAGGGGGTGCCCTCAGTGGCCGTGCCAGAGGAGGCCCGAGCCCGCGGGCTGCCCTACGTGCTAACCGACATCATGACCTACTTCACCATGCTGGTCGGCATCTACTTCCCGTCCGTGACCG GCATCATGGCGGGCTCAAACCGGTCCGGGGACCTCAGGGATGCACAGAAGTCCATCCCCACTGGGACCATCCTGGCCATCGTGACCACGtctttcattt ACCTGTCCTGCATCGTGCTTTTTGGGGCCTGCATCGAAGGTGTAATCTTGCGAGATAA gttTGGGGAGGCCCTGCAGGGGAACCTCGTCATTGGTATGCTGGCCTGGCCATCTCCCTGGGTCATCGTCATCGGCTCCTTCTTCTCCACCTGCGGGGCCGGCCTGCAGAGCCTGACCGGGGCCCCGCGGCTGCTGCAGGCCATCGCCCGGGACTCCATCGTCCCCTTCCTGCAG GTGTTCGGCCACGGGAAGGCCAATGGGGAGCCCACGTGGGCCCTGCTGCTCACGGCACTCATCTGCGAGACCGGCATTCTCATCGCCTCCCTGGACAGCGTGGCCCCCATCCTGTCCAT GTTTTTCCTCATGTGCTACATGTTCGTGAACCTGGCCTGCGCCCTGCAGACCCTGCTCCGCACACCCAGCTGGCGCCCGCGCTTCAAGTACTACCACTG GACGCTGTCCTTCCTGGGCATGAGCCTGTGCTTCGCACTGATGTTCGTCTGCTCCTGGTACTACGCACTGTGCGCCATGCTCATCGCCGGCTGCATCTACAAATACATCGAGTACCGCGG GGCCGAGAAGGAGTGGGGTGACGGCATCCGCGGGCTGTCGCTGAACGCCGCCCGCTACGCCCTGCTGCACGTGGAACACGGCCCGCTGCACACCAAGAACTGGAG gcccCAGGTGCTGGTCCTGCTGAACCTGGACGCCGAGCAGCGCGTGAAGCACCCCCGCCTGCTCTCCTTCACCTCACAGCTCAAGGCTGGCAAGGGCCTGACCATCGTGGGCTCCGTGCTGGAGGGTACCTTCCTGGACAAGCATGTGGAGGCTCAGCAGGCCGAGGAG AATATCCGGGCCCTGATGAGCGCCGAGAAGACCAAGGGCTTCTGCCAGCTGGTGGTGTCGTCCAGCCTGCGGGATGGCACGTCACACCTCATCCAGTCGGCCGGCCTGGGGGCCATGAAGCACAACACGGTGCTGGTGGGCTGGCCCGGAGCCTGGAAGCGGGAGGACAACCCCTGCTCCTGGAGGAACTTCGTTG ACACCGTGCGTGACACCACGGCCGCACAGCAGGCCCTGCTGGTGGCCAAGAACGTGGACCTGTTCCCTCACAACCAGCAGCGCTTAAGCGGCGGGCACATCGACGTCTGGTGGATCGTCCACGACGGGGGCCTGCTCATGCTGCTGCCCTTCCTGCTGCGGCAGCAcaag GTGTGGAGGAGGTGTCAGATGCGCATCTTCACGGTGGCCCAGGTGGACGACAACAGCATCCAGATGAAGAAGGACCTGCAGACCTTCCTGTACCACCTGCGGATCAGCGCCGAGGTggaggtggtggagatg GTGGAGAGCGACATCTCGGCCTTTACTTACGAGCGGACACTGATGATGGAGCAGCGGTCGCAGATGCTGAAGCAGATGCAGCTGTCCAAGACGGAGCGGGAGCGGGAG GCTCAGCTGATCCATGACAGGAACACGGCCTCGCACTCAGCCATGGCCGCCAGGGCCCAAGCCCCATCCACACCCGACAGGGTGCAGATGACCTGGACGAAGGAGAAGCTGGTTGCTGAGAAGCATCGGAACAAGGACGCCACTGTGTCCGGGATCAAGGACCTCTTCAACCTGAAGCC TGAATGGGGAAACCT GAACCAGTCCAACGTGAGGAGGATGCACACGGCTGTGAGGCTCAACGGCGTCGTCCTCGACAAGTCACAGGATGCCCAGCTGGTCCTCCTGAACATGCCGGGGCCCCCCAAGAACCGGCAGGGGGACGAGAACT ATATGGAGTTCCTCGAGGTCCTGACCGAGGGGCTGAACAGGGTGCTGctggtcaggggcagcggccgggaggtgGTCACCATCTATTCCTAG